A part of Citrifermentans bremense genomic DNA contains:
- a CDS encoding HIT family protein: MDNLWAPWRVEYLTQPADTECIFCAEGDDRELLILRRTRLSRVMLNRYPYSNGHLMISLRRHSADLGELTGDELLELMREVALCRDILARSSGAHGFNIGINLGKAAGAGIEDHLHLHVVPRWFGDSNFMTVVADVRVIPEALLATYDRLLPFFSAAGEL; encoded by the coding sequence ATGGACAATCTTTGGGCACCATGGCGGGTAGAGTATCTGACACAACCGGCGGACACGGAATGCATCTTCTGTGCGGAGGGAGACGACCGGGAACTCCTGATCCTGCGGCGCACGAGGCTTTCGCGCGTGATGCTGAACCGCTATCCCTACTCCAACGGCCATCTCATGATCTCGCTCAGGCGCCACAGCGCCGACCTGGGGGAACTTACCGGGGACGAACTGCTGGAGCTGATGCGCGAGGTGGCGCTTTGCCGGGACATCCTGGCCCGCTCCAGCGGGGCCCACGGCTTCAACATCGGCATCAACCTGGGCAAGGCCGCGGGCGCCGGCATCGAGGACCACCTGCACCTGCACGTGGTGCCGCGCTGGTTTGGGGACAGCAACTTCATGACCGTAGTGGCGGACGTAAGGGTGATTCCGGAGGCGCTTTTGGCGACCTACGACCGGCTGCTCCCGTTCTTCAGCGCGGCGGGGGAGCTGTGA